The sequence ATCGCAACAGCAGAAGCTCTGTTCTTCTCCTTGGTTACAATCTCAGCTTTCTGCAAAAAATCGAAAatcacattattttttttttcgattctCAAATTCGAACATAGGCAAATCAAATTCTATTCTATGACCCAAAGCACAAAGCTTTTGAATCAGAACATAAAAGAGGGATAATTACCTCGAGAGCGGTCTCAATCTGAGTCTCGAAAGCTCCGTAGAGACGAGCGAAAGCATCGTCGCCGGAGATGTTGGACTCACACTGTTTGTCGACGTCGTACTTCTTACATATCGTGTCAACTCTGGTTAGAATGTCGATCACTGTCATCTTCTCTCTGATTCGAAGACTTCTTACGAAGACGAATGACGGTTTCGTTCGGCTATTGACGGAGAAgttgagaaagaaagaacaaagagaaaagaaaagagagaaaaggaaaaaaggaaaaaataagaaaatttcatGTGCTTACACGTGTTCGAAAAACCCCTTTAAAACGGTTACCAAAATCCTTCTCTAAAGATCTGTAACAGCCTATTGTTTtagttttcatttaattaaatcactttttatttttaaaaaccctCTTAAAGTTCCGCGCTAAACATTTGATGTTCTTTTACAATGGGTCATAATGCTATGCTTTTAATACCTGTGATTttttagaaagagaaaaattaattgcaaaagaaaataaaaataaaaatctatatatataaagttgtatTTCCTTTCTCTCCCAACGTGTCCACCTGTCCACTTCATTAAACGATATGTTTCATTTATTTGCATACCGTTTGGTTTGTCTAAAGATTGGGCTTAAGTTTTCATTTTCGGCCAGCGACCACCTTGCTTTGCGCTAACCCTAATCTGTGGGGATGAAAAATGTGTGTTCTTCATTACTCTTCATTCAGGGAGATGTGACG is a genomic window of Brassica napus cultivar Da-Ae chromosome A2, Da-Ae, whole genome shotgun sequence containing:
- the LOC106417895 gene encoding syntaxin-71-like isoform X2, which gives rise to MTVIDILTRVDTICKKYDVDKQCESNISGDDAFARLYGAFETQIETALEKAEIVTKEKNRASAVAMNAEIRRIKARLDEEVPKLQRLALKR
- the LOC106417895 gene encoding syntaxin-71-like isoform X1; the protein is MTVIDILTRVDTICKKYDVDKQCESNISGDDAFARLYGAFETQIETALEKAEIVTKEKNRASAVAMNAEIRRIKARLDEEVPKLQRLALKRCIDKETRRN